AAAATGATAAGAATGCAGCTTACTCGATGGATTGGTACGTGATGGGTCGAGGTTGGCGGTGGGGGCGATACCAATGGATCCAGCAAGAGCGGCCGCGAGGTCGGAAAGAATATCGGCGTGAAGGTTAGTGGCAACAATAGTGTCGAGCGATTCTGGATGAAGAACCATTCGGACAGTCATAGCGTCGACTAACcagggaaaagaggtgTCAGCAGTGTTGTTTATTGATGATCGAATGTGAGAATGCCTACTTACCCAGCATGTGATCAAGTTCAACATCAGGGAACTCCTTTGCAACCTCATTGACAACTTCATCCCACATAACCATTCCGTTTCGCTGGGCATTAGACTTGGTGACATAAGTGAGTTTCCTGCGAGGTCGAGACTGAGCGAGCTGGAAAGCAAATCGTGCGATTCGCTCGACACCGACACGAGTAAAGATGGAAATTTCTGTTCAGGTCAAAATGTCAGGACTCGCAAAGCCATGCGATTTGTAGAGGTACATACCGGTGGCAACTTCATGGTTGTAACCAGTGTGCGATCGTCCACCATGACCAGCGTACTCGCCCTCGGAGTTCTCTCGGACAATCACCCAGTCAAGCTGGCCAGTCTTGCAGTTTCGAAGAGGTGACTCAGTACCGGGGAGAATGCGAGTTCGTCTGCGGAGATGTAGGATCTATCAATGCTAATTCTTGAAAAATGGCTTCAACCAACTCACCGAACGTTGGCGTACTGCTGCAAAGGCTGGCAGATAGCCAGTCGGAGACCCCAAAGGGAGATGTGATCAGGGACATCGGGGGCGCCGACAGCACCGAAACTAACATCTGCAATCAGCAATCTAAGTGGTAactcaagaagatgacgactCACAGGATGGCATCGAATTTGCGAAGGATATCGAGATGATTGTCCGGTACATATTTTCCGGTCTTCTTATAGGTCTCAGAGGACCAGTCGAAGTTGGTGAAGTCGAGTTGGAAGGTCCCTCGTTTCTTCGCGATAGCCTTGAGCACCGTGATGGCGGCTTCGACAACCTCTGGTCCAATACCGTCGGCAGGGATGGAAGCGATAGAGTAGACTTGTTTGGTTTCAGGGGTAGAAGCCCAGCCATCGCCGTGAGATGGAACGCGAACAGGTGACATTGCTATGGATATGCGAACTTGTTGGTAAGATGAGGGCAATGAAATTGATGAAAGTTTCTGGGAAGCATAGCAGACGCAAGTGTGTCTATATATCTTATGCTGCAGGGATATCGGATGGGTACCGTATGCCAACGACGTATCATCGCTCCGACTTCCGTTCTTGAAACTCCGAAAAATGCGATATGCTTGAAAAAAAGCAAGCAGGAGTAGTAGGCCATTGTCATGAGCCGGGAACTGCCAGCGGAGACGGAGAAAACTCCGGCTGCGGAAATGCCCAGGTCAACATTACCCCCCATGTCTGCACAGTCAGGGTTCAGGGTTAGAAGGAAGTAAGTAAGAGTAGATTGCGGATTTACACACAAGTGGTCTCTATTTTGCGTCCGCAATTCTCCGCCAAGCAAAGTTCAGCAACTCCGATCATTCTCTCTTCGTTTCTCTTTGTGCGTGTCCGGTGCCTCTTTTTACGTTCTCCGGCATGATCTGTAAGTGTTCTAAGTGTTCTCGCCCAGACGACACACCCCCTGAACATTTGACTTTGCATAGAGTCGACCGGGTGTATACGAGCCGCTCATGTGATCAATTGATCGTCTTTCACTTCTCCATTCCGTCTGCATTTTTcagcatcctcctctttctttcagGATTAAGGTTGCGGGGAACCGGGGGGTTTGCGGAGAACAACAAC
Above is a genomic segment from Cryptococcus deuterogattii R265 chromosome 8, complete sequence containing:
- a CDS encoding tartrate dehydrogenase is translated as MSPVRVPSHGDGWASTPETKQVYSIASIPADGIGPEVVEAAITVLKAIAKKRGTFQLDFTNFDWSSETYKKTGKYVPDNHLDILRKFDAILFGAVGAPDVPDHISLWGLRLAICQPLQQYANVRRTRILPGTESPLRNCKTGQLDWVIVRENSEGEYAGHGGRSHTGYNHEVATEISIFTRVGVERIARFAFQLAQSRPRRKLTYVTKSNAQRNGMVMWDEVVNEVAKEFPDVELDHMLVDAMTVRMVLHPESLDTIVATNLHADILSDLAAALAGSIGIAPTANLDPSRTNPSMFEPIHGSAFDITGKGIANPVATFWTAAEMLEWLGEKEAGEQLMEAVEAVCVDGIKTKDLGGSATTKEVTDAVVKRILQG